A genome region from Nitrospirota bacterium includes the following:
- a CDS encoding RnfABCDGE type electron transport complex subunit B, with the protein MIAAVVTMGAMGILASVGLGIAAKKFAVEIDPKIADIDSALPHANCGACGYPGCMGFATAVASGTAPVSGCTAGGASTAAKVAAVMGMSAPEMPEKMIARVYCLGGKSEATDKSEYHGIQDCNAAVLISGGSKSCVHGCLGLASCVRACPFQAMYMSEDGLPVVIDEKCTGCGLCIPPCPKNLIELVPENKDVHIYCRSLDKGSDTKKVCTVGCIACNKCEKVCPYDAITIDSFLARIDYNKCTNCGLCVPVCPTNVITDLIPVRDVAYVHDDCIGCLICKKVCPVDAISGESKTLHVVDPVLCIGCTICADKCPPKVIEMRKPPRGYSASLNKGRGMSGVA; encoded by the coding sequence ATGATAGCAGCGGTCGTCACAATGGGGGCAATGGGGATATTGGCAAGCGTAGGACTCGGCATTGCAGCGAAGAAGTTTGCTGTAGAGATTGATCCTAAGATTGCAGACATAGACAGTGCATTACCTCATGCAAACTGCGGGGCATGCGGTTATCCCGGGTGTATGGGATTTGCAACGGCAGTAGCAAGCGGTACAGCGCCTGTCTCAGGATGTACAGCGGGCGGGGCATCTACAGCCGCGAAGGTTGCGGCGGTTATGGGAATGTCTGCACCTGAGATGCCTGAGAAGATGATTGCACGGGTCTATTGTCTTGGCGGAAAGTCTGAGGCAACAGATAAATCCGAATATCACGGGATACAGGATTGTAATGCAGCCGTATTAATTTCGGGTGGTTCAAAAAGCTGTGTGCATGGTTGTCTTGGCCTTGCAAGCTGTGTCAGGGCTTGTCCTTTTCAGGCTATGTACATGAGTGAAGACGGCCTTCCAGTGGTAATAGATGAAAAATGTACAGGGTGTGGATTGTGTATTCCACCATGTCCCAAAAATCTTATAGAGCTTGTCCCTGAGAATAAAGATGTTCATATATACTGCCGTTCCCTTGATAAAGGGTCGGACACCAAAAAGGTATGTACAGTAGGATGTATAGCTTGCAACAAGTGCGAGAAGGTCTGTCCGTATGATGCAATTACAATAGACAGTTTCCTTGCACGCATAGATTATAATAAGTGTACAAACTGCGGATTGTGTGTACCTGTATGTCCGACAAATGTTATTACTGATTTAATCCCAGTCAGAGATGTTGCTTATGTACATGACGATTGTATCGGCTGTCTGATCTGCAAGAAGGTCTGTCCGGTTGATGCTATTTCAGGTGAATCAAAGACCTTGCATGTTGTTGACCCTGTGTTGTGCATTGGATGTACTATTTGTGCAGACAAATGCCCTCCAAAGGTAATTGAGATGAGAAAACCACCAAGAGGATATAGTGCAAGTTTAAATAAAGGGAGGGGAATGTCAGGAGTAGCTTAG